Proteins from a genomic interval of Rhodothermus marinus:
- a CDS encoding TonB-dependent receptor domain-containing protein: MRTIFLGLLLSVLVSGWTQAQDRPVGLAAARISGQVLDASTNQPIETATIAVWRTADSTLVTGTVTDAEGRFTIEGLRPGRYYVTVSFVGYRRQVISDVTLRPPTALQVDLGTIRLEPDTAQLQEVQVTAEREAVEIGIDRIVYNTRDQLVSAGGAAVDVLRNIPSVEIDVEGNISLRGNQNVAILINGRPSALQGEALTRFLEGLPSDAIERVEIIPNPSAKYEPDGMAGMINIVLRQNQDLGLGGSLSLGAGTQNSYNASGTLTFQRGPWNLTSTYGFRTGERPVEGTRFRENRYEDPLTYLEQLDRGTFERYAHNLNTTLEYRLGRLNTLGASALLSFRGGGENTRALYQNLDASQTLTSQYERRVEGDRNDFNMDYRLFFRRIVDPSQHELNAELRYEREKEDDLEHYLQQTLTLSGDPTGEAQRERNEQDERGSTLSFQIDYMRPLGDRLRLEAGYKGDLNVNDYAQRYEVQGDAPFLNDFRYTLQRHAAYGILNYDLGVFGVQVGLRAEQAHTEFEQQTLGETYRKDYFSLFPSVFLSFRPVQTHQFRLSYSKRINRPNTWQLNPLSDLDDPLFRRQGNPYLDPEYTHAFEFSYSWISPAVTLTLTPYYRYTVDVIRWYESLDPATGITTVTFRNLASRDDWGFETVGTFRLGNRLNAFASVNVFRVTTDGSNIDTDYGSDAIGWSTRLNTTLSVMPGLMLQFSYFYSSPLDVENGRISGRSMADLALRQQFLNNRASLSVRISDLFNTMRFRVEREDALFYQRFNRSWNAQQVFLTFTYNFGHQNQRRNRRWDENGENGRPEDVEGVFIQQ, from the coding sequence ATGCGCACGATTTTTCTGGGACTGCTTTTGAGCGTGCTGGTGAGCGGCTGGACGCAGGCGCAGGACCGCCCGGTGGGATTGGCCGCCGCCCGGATCAGCGGCCAGGTGCTGGACGCTTCCACCAATCAGCCTATCGAGACGGCCACCATTGCCGTCTGGCGCACGGCCGACTCGACGCTGGTTACCGGTACGGTAACCGACGCGGAGGGACGCTTTACCATCGAAGGACTTCGCCCCGGCCGCTACTACGTGACGGTCAGCTTCGTCGGCTACCGGCGCCAGGTGATTTCGGACGTCACGCTGCGCCCGCCCACCGCCCTGCAGGTCGATCTGGGCACCATTCGGCTGGAACCCGACACGGCCCAGCTGCAGGAGGTGCAGGTGACGGCCGAACGGGAGGCCGTGGAAATCGGCATCGACCGGATTGTCTATAACACACGCGATCAGCTCGTCAGCGCGGGCGGTGCGGCCGTCGATGTACTGCGCAACATTCCGTCGGTCGAAATCGACGTCGAGGGCAACATCAGCCTGCGCGGCAATCAGAACGTTGCCATCCTGATCAACGGCCGCCCCTCCGCCCTGCAGGGCGAAGCGCTCACGCGCTTTCTGGAGGGGCTTCCTTCCGATGCCATCGAGCGTGTCGAGATCATTCCCAACCCGTCGGCCAAGTACGAACCCGACGGCATGGCCGGCATGATCAACATCGTGCTCCGACAGAACCAGGACCTTGGCCTGGGCGGTAGCCTTTCGCTGGGTGCCGGCACGCAGAACAGCTATAACGCCTCCGGCACACTCACCTTCCAGCGAGGCCCCTGGAATCTGACTTCCACCTATGGCTTCCGCACCGGCGAGCGGCCGGTCGAGGGCACCCGCTTCCGCGAAAACCGTTACGAAGACCCGCTCACCTACTTGGAACAGCTCGACCGGGGGACGTTCGAGCGCTACGCGCACAACCTGAACACCACGCTGGAATACCGGCTCGGCCGCCTGAACACGCTGGGCGCTTCGGCCCTGCTCAGCTTCCGGGGCGGCGGCGAAAACACGCGGGCGCTTTACCAGAATCTCGACGCCTCGCAAACGCTGACTTCTCAGTACGAACGCCGCGTCGAAGGCGACCGCAACGACTTCAACATGGATTATCGCCTCTTCTTCCGCCGCATCGTCGATCCTTCCCAACACGAACTCAACGCCGAGCTGCGCTACGAGCGAGAAAAGGAAGACGACCTCGAGCATTATCTACAGCAAACGCTGACGCTGAGCGGGGATCCCACGGGCGAAGCGCAACGCGAACGCAACGAGCAGGACGAGCGAGGGTCTACCCTTTCTTTCCAGATAGACTATATGCGGCCGCTCGGCGACCGGCTCCGCCTGGAGGCCGGCTACAAGGGCGATCTCAACGTGAACGACTACGCCCAGCGCTATGAGGTGCAGGGCGATGCGCCCTTCCTCAACGACTTTCGCTACACGCTGCAGCGCCATGCCGCCTATGGCATCCTCAACTACGACCTGGGCGTCTTCGGCGTGCAGGTCGGGCTGCGCGCCGAACAGGCCCATACCGAGTTCGAGCAGCAAACGCTGGGCGAAACCTATCGAAAAGACTACTTCAGCCTGTTTCCGAGCGTCTTTCTGAGCTTTCGCCCGGTGCAGACCCATCAGTTCCGCCTGAGCTACAGCAAGCGGATCAACCGCCCCAACACCTGGCAGCTAAATCCGCTCAGCGACCTGGACGATCCGCTCTTCCGCCGCCAGGGCAACCCCTACCTCGATCCGGAGTATACGCACGCCTTCGAGTTCAGCTACTCCTGGATCTCACCGGCCGTTACGCTCACGCTGACGCCGTATTACCGCTATACGGTGGACGTCATCCGCTGGTACGAATCGCTCGATCCTGCCACCGGTATTACCACCGTCACCTTCCGGAATCTGGCCTCGCGCGACGACTGGGGCTTCGAGACCGTCGGCACCTTCCGGCTGGGCAACCGGCTCAATGCCTTCGCCAGCGTGAACGTCTTTCGCGTTACGACGGACGGCAGCAACATCGATACCGACTACGGCAGTGATGCGATCGGCTGGAGCACTCGTTTGAATACGACGCTGAGCGTCATGCCCGGTCTGATGCTGCAGTTTTCCTACTTCTACAGCTCTCCGCTGGATGTCGAGAATGGCCGCATCTCCGGGCGCTCGATGGCCGACCTGGCGCTGCGCCAGCAGTTCCTGAACAACCGGGCCAGCCTGAGCGTGCGCATCAGCGACCTGTTCAACACGATGCGCTTCCGGGTCGAACGTGAAGATGCGCTGTTCTACCAGCGGTTCAACCGGAGCTGGAATGCCCAGCAGGTCTTCCTGACTTTCACCTACAACTTTGGCCATCAGAACCAGCGCCGGAATCGCCGCTGGGACGAAAATGGGGAGAACGGCCGGCCGGAAGACGTCGAAGGGGTCTTCATCCAGCAGTAA
- a CDS encoding DUF5723 family protein, with protein MVRILRRIGIFALLVLLAGTAKAQYTRLSAWAIQTGFNPAAVSGADALFLNPAALMNAGVTGPRLRLMELGGLGGGSLVRFDLYNRYLAAGRHLTPDEVDRMLDAWFGSADAWRTAGEAVEVTPLALTHTGWWSSWGVAWRVRQQQRLWMNRGLPDVLLKGAEEPRTVPVNGEFQAMTYHELVVGYARKLNPDLIVGVAPRLLLGSHYVRGRMHSTVTVGTAEVVHRYAYTLDLTGATSELLEGFDLFDNRRMNEEAGDGIARQMAGLRRQGWGLGLSLGAQYRLLPGLLLGASLTDLGFLRWKNVKRHTPGDSVFAFAGVQLDMDRLRTEFDNDLGAYIEHQLDSLARAAYEDVRVQETGVTTMLPAALHLGATYWLGGTTRLHATLSLGLNRTGTNGARVPQLVLGAETRWSFLPLFGGVLTGGDGALMLYGGTGLQLRAWGLRLAAAGSPRSHLMGSGSRFMLLLSLTHVGF; from the coding sequence ATGGTACGCATCCTGCGACGGATTGGAATATTCGCGCTGCTGGTGCTGCTTGCAGGGACGGCGAAGGCCCAGTATACCCGACTGAGCGCCTGGGCCATCCAGACCGGCTTCAACCCGGCCGCCGTCTCGGGCGCGGATGCGCTGTTTCTGAATCCCGCCGCGTTGATGAACGCGGGCGTGACAGGGCCCCGACTGCGTCTGATGGAGCTGGGCGGACTGGGGGGCGGCAGCCTGGTGCGCTTCGACCTCTACAACCGGTATCTAGCGGCCGGTCGGCATCTAACGCCGGATGAAGTAGATCGCATGCTCGACGCCTGGTTCGGCAGCGCCGACGCCTGGCGTACCGCCGGCGAGGCGGTGGAGGTGACGCCGCTGGCGCTGACGCATACCGGCTGGTGGTCGTCCTGGGGTGTGGCCTGGCGCGTGCGTCAGCAGCAGCGGCTGTGGATGAACCGGGGACTGCCGGACGTGCTCCTGAAAGGCGCCGAAGAACCGCGCACCGTGCCCGTCAACGGTGAGTTTCAGGCAATGACCTATCACGAACTGGTGGTGGGGTATGCCCGCAAGCTGAATCCGGACCTGATCGTCGGAGTGGCCCCGCGCCTGCTGCTGGGCAGCCACTACGTGCGGGGCAGGATGCACTCAACGGTCACCGTCGGGACGGCGGAGGTCGTGCACCGCTATGCCTATACGCTGGATCTGACCGGGGCCACGAGCGAATTGCTGGAAGGATTCGATCTGTTCGACAATCGCCGGATGAATGAAGAAGCCGGGGATGGCATTGCGCGTCAGATGGCAGGACTGCGGCGGCAGGGATGGGGGCTCGGTCTCTCGCTGGGCGCGCAGTACCGGCTGCTGCCTGGATTGCTGCTCGGCGCCAGTCTGACCGACCTGGGCTTTCTGCGCTGGAAAAACGTGAAGCGCCATACGCCCGGCGATTCGGTCTTTGCGTTCGCAGGCGTGCAGCTCGACATGGACCGGCTGCGCACGGAGTTCGATAACGACCTGGGCGCCTACATCGAACATCAGCTCGACAGCCTGGCACGCGCTGCCTACGAAGACGTGCGCGTGCAGGAAACCGGTGTGACCACCATGCTGCCGGCCGCGCTGCATCTGGGCGCGACCTACTGGCTGGGCGGCACCACGCGTCTGCATGCGACGCTGTCGCTGGGACTGAACCGCACCGGAACGAACGGCGCGCGCGTGCCGCAGCTTGTGCTCGGCGCCGAAACCCGATGGAGCTTCCTCCCGCTGTTCGGCGGTGTGCTGACCGGCGGCGACGGAGCCCTCATGCTCTATGGCGGAACGGGATTGCAGCTGCGCGCCTGGGGGCTGCGGCTTGCGGCAGCCGGGAGCCCGCGCAGCCACCTGATGGGGAGCGGCTCGCGCTTCATGCTCCTGCTCTCGCTGACGCACGTCGGCTTTTGA
- a CDS encoding aminotransferase class V-fold PLP-dependent enzyme, which produces MSNPKDMEADRKLQALRRRFPHTRTQIYLNHAATGPLSRPVVQAVRRYLQQRYLGPIDNYEELAPIIDETRRLVATVLGTTPDRIAFAPNTSSALGLLAQGLDWRPGDRIAIPACEFPANVYPFMNLQHRGVQIDWIPHREGTFTVEDVARALTPRTRLVTLSWVQFLSGFRADLAQIVACCHERGVWVSVDAIQGLGALPIDVEATGIDLLAAGTHKWLMGLQGLAVCYVRPELQEVLRPPAGWLHGPVDWNRFCDYRLEFYPDARRYETGTPNQAAIVALHAALKQYLALGMDWCARRVLALRRQLADRLRRLGLARYGTDDPAHASGIVTVRHPQAEALAAFLSERQIIASVRNGMLRFSPTYYNTAEEIDRTLETVAEGLRRI; this is translated from the coding sequence ATGAGCAACCCGAAAGACATGGAAGCTGATCGCAAGTTGCAGGCGTTGCGTCGGCGTTTTCCACACACGCGCACGCAGATCTACCTGAACCATGCCGCCACGGGGCCGCTCAGCCGTCCGGTGGTGCAGGCCGTTCGGCGCTACCTGCAGCAGCGGTACCTGGGTCCGATCGACAATTACGAGGAGCTGGCGCCGATCATCGACGAGACGCGCCGGCTCGTGGCCACGGTGCTGGGCACGACGCCCGATCGCATCGCCTTTGCGCCGAACACCTCCTCGGCGCTGGGATTGCTGGCACAGGGACTCGACTGGCGACCGGGTGACCGGATTGCCATTCCGGCCTGCGAGTTTCCGGCCAACGTCTATCCGTTCATGAACCTGCAGCACCGGGGCGTGCAGATCGACTGGATTCCGCATCGGGAAGGGACGTTCACCGTCGAGGACGTAGCCCGGGCGCTTACGCCGCGTACCCGGCTGGTGACGCTGAGCTGGGTGCAGTTCCTGTCGGGATTTCGGGCCGATCTGGCACAGATCGTCGCCTGCTGTCACGAACGCGGCGTCTGGGTCAGCGTCGATGCCATTCAGGGGCTGGGGGCTCTGCCGATCGATGTGGAGGCGACCGGGATCGACTTGCTGGCGGCGGGCACGCACAAGTGGCTGATGGGATTGCAGGGGCTGGCCGTCTGCTACGTCCGGCCCGAACTGCAGGAGGTGCTTCGTCCGCCGGCCGGCTGGCTGCACGGTCCGGTGGACTGGAATCGATTCTGCGACTATCGCCTCGAATTTTATCCGGACGCCCGGCGTTACGAGACGGGCACGCCCAACCAGGCGGCCATCGTGGCGCTGCATGCTGCGTTGAAGCAGTATCTGGCGCTCGGGATGGACTGGTGCGCGCGTCGGGTGCTGGCATTGCGACGGCAACTGGCCGACAGGCTCCGGCGGCTGGGACTGGCGCGCTACGGCACCGACGATCCGGCGCATGCTTCCGGGATCGTGACCGTGCGACACCCGCAGGCCGAGGCACTGGCGGCCTTTCTCAGCGAACGGCAGATCATCGCTTCGGTGCGCAACGGCATGTTGCGTTTTTCGCCCACCTACTACAATACGGCCGAAGAAATAGACCGCACGCTGGAGACGGTGGCCGAAGGGCTGCGGCGGATATAA
- a CDS encoding WbqC family protein: protein MLAVVPPEYFPRLERVALALRAGRLVLADTFQYSRQSYHNRARLRNPQGWQWISVPLRAHQHGVPIDRAAIGQLRGWQRRHWRAFCYNYRTTPYFEFYEPRLEELFQQEWRTLGELTCATVLLTLQFFEIDVPVVRASELVGRPASMAEIARVLAANTLLLPEATAPIDRAAAPRVYALRFEEPVYRQHFEGFVPGMTALDLLFNLGPVEARALLEAHSQVVPL from the coding sequence ATGCTGGCCGTCGTTCCGCCGGAGTATTTCCCGCGTCTGGAGCGCGTGGCGCTGGCGCTCCGGGCCGGTCGGCTGGTGCTGGCCGACACGTTCCAGTACAGCCGGCAGTCCTACCACAACCGCGCGCGGCTCCGCAACCCGCAGGGCTGGCAGTGGATCTCCGTGCCGCTTCGGGCACATCAGCACGGCGTGCCGATCGACCGGGCCGCCATCGGACAGCTCCGCGGCTGGCAGCGCCGCCACTGGCGGGCTTTCTGCTACAACTACCGGACGACGCCGTACTTTGAGTTTTACGAGCCGCGGCTGGAGGAACTCTTCCAGCAGGAATGGCGGACGCTGGGCGAGCTGACCTGCGCGACGGTGCTGCTGACCTTACAGTTTTTCGAGATCGACGTGCCGGTCGTCCGCGCCTCGGAGCTGGTGGGGCGTCCGGCTTCGATGGCGGAGATCGCCCGCGTGCTGGCCGCCAATACGCTCCTGCTGCCCGAAGCGACGGCGCCGATCGACCGGGCGGCGGCTCCGCGCGTCTATGCGCTTCGGTTCGAGGAGCCCGTGTACCGCCAGCACTTCGAGGGGTTCGTGCCGGGCATGACGGCGCTGGATCTGCTGTTCAACCTGGGCCCCGTCGAGGCGCGGGCGCTGCTGGAAGCGCACAGCCAGGTGGTGCCGCTATGA
- a CDS encoding glycosyltransferase — MIVLTLLLCTLHLLLWGTLLASLHYLRRQPRPDPRADVWPSLSVLIPARNEAANLRRLLPTLLRQDYPHFEVIVYDDGSEDATPFVLERYRFDRRLRVLRGEGPPPGWVGKVHALYQATRHARGTLYLFLDADTELLRPDAFRHLVARYRALPPGSVATALPSLRGGGQLLVSLVPLMILAGLPWPLVRRLPHPLLGALNGQCWLIDATHYHRLEPHRRHKNEVLEDVQIGRYLKKHGLVPEMLDLRRELAVHMYPDLQAAWRGFRKNAYLLMGGRPLPFLLLWLGYGLAFVLAPLVWGPLLVSILGLKLVVDRLLVHPLWLSLLAPLSHLLAWALQLDSAWSHWRGRVRWKDRPVGQPSG, encoded by the coding sequence GTGATCGTTCTGACGCTCCTGCTCTGCACGCTGCACCTGCTGCTCTGGGGGACGCTGCTGGCCTCGCTGCACTATCTGCGGCGACAGCCCCGACCGGACCCGAGGGCCGACGTATGGCCGTCGCTCTCGGTGCTGATTCCGGCCCGCAACGAAGCCGCCAACCTGCGCCGCCTGCTGCCCACGCTGCTGCGCCAGGACTATCCGCACTTCGAGGTGATCGTCTACGACGACGGCTCGGAAGACGCCACCCCTTTCGTGCTCGAGCGCTACCGCTTCGACCGGCGTCTGCGCGTGCTCCGGGGCGAAGGGCCGCCGCCCGGCTGGGTGGGCAAGGTCCATGCGCTCTACCAGGCCACCCGGCACGCCCGCGGCACGCTCTATCTGTTTCTGGATGCCGACACCGAGCTGCTGCGGCCGGACGCGTTCCGCCATCTGGTGGCCCGCTACCGGGCGCTGCCGCCGGGCTCGGTGGCCACGGCGCTGCCGTCGCTGCGGGGCGGCGGCCAGCTGCTCGTCAGCCTCGTGCCGCTCATGATCCTGGCCGGACTGCCCTGGCCCCTGGTGCGTCGCCTGCCTCATCCCCTGCTGGGCGCCCTCAACGGCCAGTGCTGGCTCATCGACGCCACCCACTACCACCGACTGGAACCGCATCGTCGTCACAAAAACGAAGTGCTCGAAGACGTACAGATCGGCCGTTACCTGAAAAAGCACGGCCTGGTGCCCGAAATGCTGGACCTTCGCCGCGAACTGGCCGTGCACATGTACCCGGACCTGCAGGCGGCCTGGCGGGGCTTCCGCAAAAACGCCTACCTGCTCATGGGCGGCCGTCCACTTCCCTTCCTGCTCCTCTGGCTCGGCTACGGCCTGGCGTTCGTGCTGGCGCCGCTCGTCTGGGGACCGCTGCTCGTTTCCATACTCGGCCTCAAGCTGGTGGTCGATCGGCTGCTCGTCCATCCGCTCTGGCTGAGCCTGCTGGCGCCGCTTTCGCACCTGCTGGCCTGGGCGCTGCAGCTCGACTCGGCCTGGAGCCACTGGCGCGGACGCGTCCGCTGGAAAGATCGGCCCGTCGGGCAACCATCCGGTTAA
- a CDS encoding LapA family protein yields the protein MRTSFLILSLIIAILAVIFALSNPGYVTLRFGPYQTEQSTALVVLVSFALGVLVGILATIPGRIKRARELRQLRKQLSSAGSETSSSSGLGSMTENPYG from the coding sequence ATGCGAACCTCGTTTCTCATTCTGTCGCTGATCATCGCCATCCTGGCCGTCATTTTTGCCCTGTCCAATCCGGGGTACGTGACGCTGCGTTTCGGTCCCTACCAGACCGAGCAGTCCACGGCGCTGGTGGTGCTGGTCAGCTTCGCGCTGGGCGTACTGGTGGGCATCCTGGCCACTATTCCGGGCCGTATCAAACGCGCCCGCGAGCTTCGCCAGCTGCGCAAACAACTGAGCAGCGCCGGTAGCGAAACTTCCTCTTCTTCCGGGCTGGGATCGATGACCGAAAACCCGTACGGATGA
- the corA gene encoding magnesium/cobalt transporter CorA, with amino-acid sequence MTHRISRFREILARRRRKIGLPPGTLLPPERPPTEPVTVHLIDYDAEHLEEREIALEEIETILNYKDRPTVTWIDVTGLHDIRLIQQLGKLLSIHPLTLEDIVSTGQRPKLEEGEAYLYIVCHMLTFDEQDYTVEAEQVSLILGQGFVLTFQERPGDVFEPVRERLRQQIGRIRQRDASYLAYALLDVIVDHYFVVLEAISERAEQLEAKVLERADQQVQHELASLRRELIGMRRAVWPLREVFAELQRLENPLIAPETRPFLRDTYDHIVQVIEIVESLRELLAGLTDVYLSQLNHRMNEIMKVLTLVGTIFIPLTFIVGIYGMNFDYMPELHWRYGYPAVMLLMLVLALGMLYAFRRRGWI; translated from the coding sequence ATGACGCACAGAATCTCCCGATTCCGCGAAATCCTTGCCCGGCGGCGCCGCAAGATCGGCCTGCCGCCGGGCACGCTGCTCCCTCCGGAGCGACCGCCGACCGAGCCCGTCACCGTCCACCTGATCGACTACGACGCAGAGCACCTCGAAGAGCGAGAAATCGCGCTCGAAGAGATCGAAACGATCCTCAACTACAAGGACCGGCCGACGGTCACCTGGATCGACGTCACCGGTCTGCACGACATCCGGCTCATTCAGCAGCTCGGCAAGCTGCTTTCGATTCATCCGCTCACGCTCGAAGACATCGTCAGCACGGGTCAGCGTCCCAAGCTCGAAGAAGGCGAGGCCTATCTGTACATCGTCTGCCACATGCTCACCTTCGACGAGCAAGATTACACGGTGGAGGCCGAGCAGGTCAGCCTGATTCTGGGCCAGGGCTTCGTGCTGACGTTTCAGGAGCGGCCCGGCGACGTGTTCGAGCCGGTGCGCGAGCGCCTGCGCCAGCAGATCGGCCGCATCCGCCAGCGCGACGCCAGCTACCTGGCCTATGCCCTGCTCGACGTGATCGTCGATCATTACTTCGTGGTGCTGGAAGCAATCAGCGAACGCGCCGAGCAACTCGAAGCCAAGGTGCTGGAACGCGCCGATCAGCAGGTGCAGCACGAACTGGCCTCGTTGCGACGCGAACTGATCGGCATGCGCCGCGCCGTGTGGCCGCTCCGGGAAGTGTTCGCCGAGCTGCAACGCCTCGAAAACCCGCTCATCGCACCGGAAACCCGTCCCTTCCTGCGCGACACCTACGACCACATCGTGCAGGTGATCGAAATCGTCGAGTCGCTGCGCGAGCTGCTGGCCGGATTGACCGACGTGTACCTGTCGCAGCTGAACCATCGCATGAACGAGATCATGAAGGTGCTCACGCTCGTGGGCACGATCTTCATCCCGCTCACTTTCATCGTCGGAATCTACGGGATGAACTTCGACTACATGCCCGAGCTGCACTGGCGCTACGGCTACCCGGCCGTCATGCTGCTGATGCTGGTGCTGGCGCTGGGCATGCTTTACGCCTTCCGGCGACGGGGATGGATCTGA
- a CDS encoding S66 peptidase family protein — MDLTLRHPAPLRPGDRVAVVAPASPPDPEKLEAGIRRLEAAGLIVERGRTLSAHRGYLAGDDRLRADELNHYLQRTDIRAIFCARGGYGCLRLLSLLDYEAAAHAPKLLVGYSDVTALHLALLRHARLPGLSGPMVAIDWPLLDDETEQRFWELAGGATPDPLPPVGSASPRVLRPGVAEGPLVGGTLSVLVRLVGTPYLPDLTGAILFLEDIGEAPYRIDGMLAQLRLAGVLDRLAGLVLGHFTDCAPAASSPSLSLDEVLADYFGAAPYPVVTDFPYGHVAAKNTLPVGVRARLVADASGIRLSLLEPVVR; from the coding sequence ATGGATCTGACGCTGCGACATCCGGCTCCGCTTCGGCCCGGCGATCGCGTGGCCGTCGTGGCCCCGGCCAGCCCGCCCGATCCCGAAAAACTGGAAGCCGGCATCCGGCGCCTGGAAGCGGCGGGACTGATCGTGGAGCGCGGCCGCACGCTCTCGGCCCACCGGGGCTATCTGGCCGGCGACGACCGGTTGCGGGCCGACGAACTCAACCACTACCTGCAACGCACCGACATCCGGGCCATTTTCTGCGCCCGCGGGGGCTACGGCTGCCTGCGCCTGCTATCGCTGCTGGACTACGAAGCGGCGGCCCACGCGCCGAAGCTGCTCGTCGGCTACAGCGACGTCACGGCCCTGCATCTGGCCCTGCTGCGCCATGCCCGCCTGCCGGGCCTCTCGGGTCCCATGGTGGCCATCGACTGGCCGCTGCTGGACGACGAGACGGAACAGCGCTTCTGGGAGCTGGCCGGAGGCGCCACGCCCGATCCGCTGCCGCCTGTCGGATCGGCCTCGCCCCGCGTGTTGCGACCCGGCGTGGCCGAAGGGCCGCTGGTGGGCGGCACGCTCTCGGTGCTGGTGCGGCTCGTGGGCACTCCCTACCTGCCCGATCTGACCGGTGCCATCCTGTTTCTGGAAGACATCGGCGAGGCTCCCTATCGCATCGACGGCATGCTGGCGCAACTGCGCCTGGCCGGCGTGCTCGACCGACTGGCGGGGCTCGTGCTGGGGCATTTCACGGACTGCGCGCCGGCCGCCTCGAGCCCGTCGCTTTCGCTCGACGAAGTGCTTGCCGACTACTTCGGCGCGGCGCCCTACCCGGTCGTGACCGATTTTCCCTACGGGCACGTCGCCGCCAAAAACACGCTCCCCGTGGGCGTGCGGGCCCGACTGGTGGCCGACGCTTCAGGCATACGGCTATCGCTGCTGGAACCCGTCGTGCGATAG
- the purN gene encoding phosphoribosylglycinamide formyltransferase: protein MSQPATRPPLRLAVFASGGGTNFQAILDAIEAGRLPARVVLCVSDRPTAGALERARRHGIPTAVLAPKDYPSPEAFGEALLEVLRAHDVELVALAGYLKKIPDNVVAAYRNRILNIHPSLLPAFGGPGMYGRRVHEAVLHYGVRWTGATVHLVDEEYDHGPIVLQEPVPVLPDDTPETLAARVLEVEHRLYPEALRLFAEGRVVVDGRRVRILPEAPETHNP from the coding sequence ATGTCGCAACCCGCAACGCGACCGCCCCTGCGTCTGGCCGTCTTCGCCTCGGGGGGCGGCACGAACTTTCAGGCCATCCTCGACGCCATCGAAGCCGGTCGCCTGCCGGCCCGCGTGGTGCTGTGCGTGAGCGATCGCCCCACGGCCGGTGCTCTGGAGCGGGCCCGGCGGCACGGCATCCCCACCGCCGTGCTCGCTCCGAAGGACTACCCCTCGCCGGAGGCCTTCGGCGAGGCATTGCTCGAGGTGCTCCGCGCCCATGACGTCGAGCTGGTGGCCCTGGCCGGCTACCTGAAGAAAATTCCCGACAACGTGGTGGCCGCCTACCGCAACCGGATTCTGAACATCCATCCTTCCCTGCTGCCCGCCTTCGGTGGACCGGGCATGTACGGCCGCCGCGTGCACGAGGCCGTGCTGCATTACGGCGTGCGCTGGACCGGCGCCACCGTTCATCTGGTGGACGAGGAGTATGACCACGGGCCGATCGTGCTGCAGGAGCCCGTGCCGGTCCTGCCCGACGACACGCCCGAGACGCTGGCCGCGCGTGTACTGGAAGTGGAGCACCGGCTCTATCCCGAGGCGCTGCGGCTGTTCGCCGAAGGGCGTGTGGTGGTCGACGGTCGCCGCGTCCGCATCCTGCCCGAAGCCCCCGAAACCCACAACCCGTAG